The following coding sequences lie in one Fundulus heteroclitus isolate FHET01 chromosome 20, MU-UCD_Fhet_4.1, whole genome shotgun sequence genomic window:
- the LOC118567278 gene encoding putative uncharacterized protein YIL100C-A has translation MCIYIYTHTHIYIYSYYIYIYIYIYIYIYIYIYIYIYIYIYIYIYIYIYIYNIYIYVCTYIYVHIYIYIICTMVYYMYIYIYIYVYVYIHIYLCIAKVVLEMRGVRRQLRPAGRVRMG, from the exons ttattcatattatatatatatatatatatatatatatatatatatatatatatatatatat atatatatatatatatatatatatatatatatatatatatatatatatatatataatatatatatatatgtatgtacatatatatatgtacatatatatatatatata atatgtactaTGGTatactatatgtatatatatatatatatatatgtatatgtgtatat CCATATTTACCTGTGCATTGCAAAG GTGGTTTTGGAGATGAGAGGCGTCCGCAGACAGTTGAGGCCGGCAGGCAGAGTCCGTATGGGGTAA